One window of Cohnella hashimotonis genomic DNA carries:
- a CDS encoding DUF5722 domain-containing protein — MTALSHVASSANAPSTPYAGNRMAELTTAGVPGTSWRSVYRDFSPALNVSSVPYFHGAFNTYGIDASNTQFEARITFYSNSQTFVSTQAIQGDRWNELSVDLSGWSYRTAITKIEVAYRSVTFATNWAGKHQLDNVGFSAYPAVYPGSIGQATASATQIDVFGTYATSSSAQLDLIELQPYEKYDMTASYTAMATQSVAPSGGVASFTLSGARYGGSRDKVYSKFVVVDHATKKLVASPTYVTSQTAPANAYAFPTAASIKGLQVQTIDDAQKLGIGHAALNVAFNQLFVDSAAGAVPFVLDGTTYYLNASYVAQLDRDIKTLSDEGVVVSLILILYPGSGTITAKLTHPGFSGSGTVAAINVTDADGIRYWKAGMEFLASRYTRADQQYGRAVNYIVGNEVNSQAYWYDMGSKTLQDFVEQYARAYRIAETAVKKYYANGRTYISLDHFWNGSVGTDALRTYKGKALLDEFNRRIRAEGNIPWNIAYHPYPEDLFDPTVWNDTTATASADTLRINFKNLQVLTGYIGASDYLYNGSKRRIILSEQGFHSLSNSLADQKTQAAAYVYSYYKAKFLGGIDSFILHRHVDHGQEGGLNLGLWTRDPTKSAASAPKDPKYIYDVFQKIDTSESAAVASFAKSIIGISDWASVIPGYNAAQLADRESPAAGALSAVGSIAPSLAVSGFETSSDGWTASEYATSVATASSFANAPGIPFAGTRSLEVTMDTATAGDGVGGARAEKGIVKTFAAPVDATAAPKFQFAIDAYGGCPGATQYKVTVRLYSGSHVLEGKATLTPNAWNKFSMDAGAWPYKGSVDKIKIWFSTDSTALWNAKYQVDQVGFGA, encoded by the coding sequence GTGACCGCGCTCTCCCATGTGGCGAGCAGCGCCAACGCGCCGTCGACGCCCTACGCGGGCAACCGGATGGCCGAGCTGACGACGGCGGGCGTGCCGGGCACGTCCTGGCGGTCGGTGTACCGCGATTTTTCCCCGGCGCTGAACGTCTCGTCCGTGCCTTACTTCCACGGCGCGTTCAACACCTACGGCATCGACGCGTCCAACACCCAGTTCGAAGCGCGAATTACGTTTTACAGCAACAGCCAGACGTTCGTATCCACGCAGGCCATTCAGGGGGACCGCTGGAACGAGCTCAGCGTGGATTTAAGCGGTTGGAGCTACAGAACGGCCATTACGAAAATCGAGGTCGCCTATCGCTCCGTCACCTTCGCGACGAACTGGGCCGGCAAGCATCAGCTGGACAATGTCGGCTTTTCCGCTTATCCCGCCGTTTATCCCGGCTCGATCGGTCAAGCGACGGCTTCGGCGACGCAGATCGACGTATTCGGCACGTATGCGACGTCCTCGTCGGCGCAGCTCGACCTCATCGAACTCCAGCCGTACGAAAAGTACGATATGACCGCCTCCTATACGGCCATGGCCACGCAATCCGTCGCGCCGAGCGGCGGCGTCGCGAGCTTCACGCTGAGCGGAGCGAGATACGGCGGCTCCCGGGACAAAGTGTATTCAAAGTTCGTCGTCGTCGACCATGCCACGAAAAAGCTGGTTGCGAGCCCAACCTATGTCACCTCGCAGACGGCGCCGGCCAATGCGTACGCCTTTCCGACAGCCGCCTCGATCAAGGGACTTCAGGTGCAGACGATCGACGACGCCCAGAAGCTGGGCATCGGCCACGCGGCGCTGAACGTCGCGTTCAACCAGCTGTTCGTCGACAGCGCGGCGGGCGCGGTCCCTTTTGTTTTGGACGGAACGACCTATTATTTAAACGCTTCGTATGTGGCGCAGCTGGATCGCGACATCAAGACGCTGTCCGACGAGGGCGTCGTCGTCAGTCTGATCCTCATATTGTATCCGGGCAGCGGGACGATCACCGCTAAGCTGACGCACCCGGGCTTCTCGGGCAGCGGGACGGTCGCCGCCATCAATGTCACGGACGCAGACGGCATCCGTTACTGGAAGGCCGGCATGGAATTTTTGGCGAGCCGCTACACGAGAGCCGACCAACAGTACGGGCGGGCGGTCAACTATATCGTCGGCAACGAGGTGAACTCGCAGGCTTATTGGTACGATATGGGGTCGAAGACGCTGCAGGATTTCGTGGAGCAATACGCCCGCGCCTACCGCATCGCCGAGACGGCTGTCAAAAAATATTACGCGAACGGCCGGACGTACATCTCGCTGGATCACTTTTGGAACGGCAGCGTCGGGACGGACGCCCTCCGTACGTACAAGGGCAAGGCACTGCTCGACGAGTTCAACCGGCGCATCCGGGCGGAGGGCAACATTCCGTGGAACATCGCTTACCATCCATACCCGGAAGACTTGTTCGATCCGACCGTGTGGAACGATACGACCGCGACGGCGTCCGCCGACACGCTCCGCATCAATTTCAAAAACCTGCAGGTGCTGACCGGCTACATCGGCGCATCCGACTACTTGTACAACGGGAGCAAACGCCGGATCATCCTGTCTGAGCAAGGTTTTCACTCGCTCAGCAACTCGCTGGCCGATCAGAAGACGCAAGCCGCGGCTTATGTGTATTCGTACTACAAGGCCAAATTTCTCGGCGGCATCGACTCGTTCATCCTGCATCGGCACGTGGACCACGGCCAGGAGGGCGGGCTGAATCTCGGCCTGTGGACGCGCGATCCGACCAAATCCGCCGCATCGGCCCCCAAAGATCCCAAGTACATCTACGACGTCTTCCAAAAAATCGATACGAGCGAGTCCGCCGCCGTCGCGAGCTTCGCCAAGAGCATCATCGGCATCTCGGACTGGGCGAGCGTCATTCCGGGCTACAATGCCGCCCAGCTCGCCGACCGCGAGTCCCCCGCCGCCGGAGCGCTGTCCGCCGTCGGTTCGATCGCGCCTTCTCTGGCCGTATCGGGCTTCGAGACGTCGTCCGACGGATGGACGGCATCCGAGTATGCCACGTCCGTCGCCACCGCGTCGAGCTTCGCCAACGCGCCAGGAATCCCGTTCGCGGGGACCAGGTCGCTGGAAGTGACGATGGACACGGCGACGGCCGGCGACGGCGTCGGAGGCGCGCGGGCGGAAAAAGGAATCGTGAAGACGTTCGCGGCGCCTGTCGACGCGACCGCCGCTCCGAAGTTCCAGTTCGCGATCGACGCCTACGGCGGGTGCCCGGGTGCCACTCAGTACAAGGTGACCGTGCGTCTCTACAGCGGCAGCCATGTGCTGGAAGGCAAGGCGACTCTGACGCCGAACGCATGGAACAAGTTCTCGATGGACGCCGGCGCTTGGCCGTATAAGGGCAGCGTCGACAAGATCAAGATTTGGTTCAGTACCGATTCGACGGCGCTCTGGAACGCCAAGTATCAGGTCGATCAGGTCGGCTTCGGCGCTTAA
- a CDS encoding DUF5722 domain-containing protein, with the protein MRHRLFRTTAIIIIAIASMLVQLVGASGALAGAYEPALAEKDAYQGHSIYPLRMINDFNDAPQAALWTPGPNVDKTSVTGTLLNAPGAPFEGAGALEVTPRKVKAYEWRTISRAFDEPLDLSDANFIAAAVDIWGWKQDDFFVKLTLHSGDDTFEAISGIAANKWNIVYFDVRAWSGRAGIDGMSISYMKNYDLEGMSPGDPGYEYWDGRLQIDSLAATAAADLDFHIPGSDEGFVASSGTAVQSAASGSLIYTVTDPAESYLESPGLSLDAAKRNAVLLRMAGDTGASRLKVAWTTREDPNWDEAKSQSFPASDAASFADYELVLTSPLWEGIVDRIRIYPEGAAAGTTLDIDKIGFALRNVDDYAYQGKLERLNIAGDPAVTTAEGSVDAAYLSAHPGAKVGIYELPLYADEKSVDYASMTPLSESAAGPTFSLSFPAAEGDKNRAYDKFVAVLEDGGEFALVDGPKYVTNPEALAANREPYPVTDSIKGLQVQLPADAERLGVRHGAINIAYNEMLTLTDRGASSIPFTYEGQTYYFRKSAVDGLDSQIKSMTDNQMAVTAILILYRTGMTDPDSPNKDIVHPDATAEGTVFAPNLTNETGVRYYEAITRFLAERYSRADRAYGRLAGYIVGNEVGQNKVWNNMGPKLLGEYVKQYERQLRLTYNIVRSVNASGRVYISLDHFWNDYQSPDSQWIYSNRALVDALAKLAREGGDYAWNVAFHPYPEDLFDPKTWEDTTATDSFDTKRITFKNLQVLTQYLQLASMTYEGAQRHVILSEQGFHSGGNTPEEQRIQAAAYAYAYYKVKSLTGIDAFILHRHVDHAGEGGLNLGLWTNMKGQIAEADQPKAIYDVFKRIDTVQSLEATAFAKAIVGVSDWEEAIPGFDPSKLEMKPAQETARMGAASGIEGEAPLSDFEADADGWKGTDNVSGAERDTADHASGASSLKARVVGTYRGDFKGVTRSFASPLDLSTTPVVRASLKASGIGSGAKAEFMIRAYSGARVIEGSAVAPAEAWNDVAIDLTGWEGLGGVDRIKIWARPTEKVAWTNGALQVDDVSLAASAAISNVSVALDPLPRPGQAQAGDKLTIAVHNGGNRVFAGEIGLKGVGGVALDRSAVQVSVQPGAEERIEAIVAGIVPVAGQKGKLEVTADGQTFAFDLTEAYVPDYKQDGARLVFGDFEGGVQDGWIAGAETSAVGAVKRGSSNGTPGAAKQGSYMLEAAKTAKIATTESKVAKTFQSPVDLSAYGKIDFDIFGWGGTSSAYIAGIKLTSEGGETFAVERQIASDKWTTVSADISAFAGRERVKRLEISYRGKDTAHYSGPWGGYFFIDHIRTDAAAPVATGISAARAAETLTLGRDGVQLAIRAAMSDGSERDVTAASVGTRYEGYDSLILSVSPDGRMEAKAAGTTVVKAVYGAFETYVNVTVVGSVDPENPGGPGNPGGPGLPSTTEQPSTQQVAVPGGIATAMLDRAAKELDITLDSAALAMALDAASESAGGNRTVLIELPETAGVDSYKLNLPAGFFAAGDGDRRVSVKTALGTVTIPSDMLKRDRAGEDAGGEIAIRVSPGDRSRLDPLSAQAAGDRPLIDLALFRNGVSEEWRNPQARITVAIPYAPSEEELRTPAAIIAYYVDAQGRMATIPNGRYDKAGGAVVFATDHFSRFGVAFSTKSFADLERHAWARDSIEALASKGIVGGVGGRAFEPGRAVTRAEFAVMLVEALGLAGDTPSSFTDVKSGDYFYRAVGALRQNGIANGTGDGRFLPNAVISRQEMMTMTARALRSAGRMEAPEAGHHPELEDFGEISAYAREGIAGLAAAGLVQGYDGRIRPAEQATRAEAAVFLYRIYLYAGEAEE; encoded by the coding sequence ATGCGACATCGCTTATTCCGAACGACTGCAATCATCATTATTGCAATCGCTTCCATGCTGGTCCAACTGGTCGGCGCGTCCGGCGCGCTGGCCGGCGCTTACGAGCCGGCGTTGGCGGAGAAGGATGCCTACCAAGGGCATTCCATCTATCCGCTGCGGATGATTAACGACTTTAACGATGCGCCGCAAGCGGCGTTGTGGACGCCCGGCCCGAACGTGGACAAGACGAGCGTGACCGGCACGCTGCTGAACGCGCCGGGGGCGCCGTTCGAGGGCGCGGGTGCGCTCGAGGTGACGCCCCGCAAGGTCAAAGCATACGAATGGCGCACGATCTCTCGCGCCTTCGACGAGCCGCTCGACCTGTCGGACGCGAACTTCATCGCCGCCGCCGTCGACATCTGGGGCTGGAAGCAGGACGACTTCTTCGTGAAGCTGACGCTGCATAGCGGCGACGATACGTTCGAGGCGATATCCGGCATCGCGGCCAACAAGTGGAATATCGTCTACTTCGACGTCCGCGCATGGAGCGGCAGAGCCGGCATCGACGGGATGTCGATCTCTTATATGAAGAATTACGATCTGGAAGGCATGTCTCCGGGGGATCCTGGCTACGAATATTGGGACGGCAGGCTGCAGATCGATTCGCTCGCCGCGACGGCGGCCGCCGATCTGGACTTTCATATTCCGGGCTCGGACGAAGGCTTCGTCGCCTCGTCGGGCACGGCCGTTCAGTCGGCTGCGTCGGGCTCCCTGATCTATACGGTGACGGATCCGGCGGAATCGTACCTCGAGTCGCCAGGCCTGTCCCTGGACGCAGCGAAGCGCAATGCCGTCCTGCTGCGGATGGCCGGCGACACAGGCGCATCGCGCCTTAAGGTCGCCTGGACGACGCGCGAGGATCCGAATTGGGACGAGGCGAAGTCGCAGTCGTTCCCGGCCTCGGACGCGGCTTCGTTCGCGGATTACGAACTGGTGCTGACGAGCCCGCTATGGGAAGGCATTGTCGACCGCATCCGCATTTATCCGGAGGGAGCGGCGGCCGGCACGACGCTGGACATCGACAAGATCGGCTTTGCGCTCCGCAACGTGGACGATTATGCGTATCAAGGCAAGCTCGAGCGTCTGAACATCGCCGGCGATCCGGCGGTTACAACAGCAGAGGGGAGCGTGGACGCCGCTTATCTGTCCGCCCACCCGGGCGCGAAGGTGGGCATTTACGAGCTGCCTCTGTACGCGGACGAGAAATCGGTCGACTACGCGTCCATGACGCCGCTCTCGGAGAGCGCGGCGGGACCGACCTTCAGCCTGTCGTTCCCGGCGGCCGAAGGCGACAAAAACCGGGCGTACGACAAATTCGTGGCCGTGCTGGAGGACGGCGGAGAATTCGCGCTGGTGGATGGGCCGAAGTACGTGACCAATCCCGAGGCGCTGGCCGCGAACCGGGAGCCTTATCCGGTCACCGACAGCATCAAGGGGCTGCAGGTGCAATTGCCCGCAGACGCGGAGCGACTTGGCGTGCGGCACGGCGCGATCAATATCGCGTACAACGAGATGCTGACGCTGACCGACCGCGGCGCCTCCTCGATTCCTTTTACGTACGAGGGCCAAACTTATTATTTCCGAAAATCCGCGGTAGACGGCCTGGACAGCCAGATCAAATCGATGACGGACAATCAAATGGCCGTGACCGCGATTCTGATCCTGTACCGGACAGGGATGACTGACCCCGACTCGCCCAACAAGGACATCGTGCATCCCGACGCCACGGCGGAAGGAACCGTGTTCGCTCCCAATCTGACGAACGAGACGGGCGTCCGATACTACGAGGCGATTACCCGCTTCCTCGCAGAGCGGTATTCGCGCGCCGACCGGGCTTACGGCAGGCTGGCGGGCTATATCGTCGGCAACGAGGTGGGGCAAAATAAGGTGTGGAACAACATGGGGCCGAAGCTGCTGGGCGAATACGTAAAGCAGTACGAGCGCCAGCTCCGGCTGACCTACAACATCGTGCGCAGCGTGAATGCGAGCGGCAGGGTGTACATCTCGCTCGACCACTTCTGGAACGATTACCAGTCGCCGGACTCGCAGTGGATCTACAGCAACAGGGCGCTCGTGGACGCGCTGGCCAAGCTGGCCCGCGAGGGTGGGGACTATGCGTGGAACGTCGCCTTCCATCCGTATCCGGAGGACCTGTTCGATCCGAAAACGTGGGAGGACACGACGGCGACCGACAGCTTCGACACGAAGCGGATCACCTTCAAAAACCTGCAGGTGCTGACGCAATATCTGCAGCTGGCTTCGATGACGTACGAGGGCGCCCAGCGCCACGTCATCTTGTCGGAGCAAGGCTTCCACAGCGGCGGCAATACGCCCGAGGAGCAGCGCATACAGGCTGCGGCGTATGCCTACGCCTATTACAAGGTGAAATCGCTGACGGGAATCGACGCCTTCATCCTGCACAGGCATGTGGACCATGCGGGCGAAGGCGGGCTCAATCTCGGCCTGTGGACCAACATGAAGGGGCAGATCGCGGAGGCGGACCAGCCGAAGGCGATCTACGACGTATTCAAACGGATCGATACCGTCCAGTCGCTGGAGGCGACGGCGTTCGCCAAGGCGATCGTAGGCGTCTCCGACTGGGAGGAGGCCATCCCCGGCTTCGATCCGTCGAAGCTGGAAATGAAACCGGCTCAGGAGACGGCGAGGATGGGCGCGGCGTCGGGCATTGAGGGCGAAGCGCCGCTCAGCGACTTCGAGGCAGACGCGGACGGCTGGAAGGGTACGGACAATGTGTCGGGCGCGGAGCGGGATACGGCGGATCATGCTTCGGGCGCGTCCAGTCTGAAGGCTCGCGTCGTCGGGACGTACCGCGGCGATTTCAAGGGCGTGACCCGCAGCTTCGCGTCTCCCCTCGATCTGTCGACGACGCCGGTCGTCCGGGCGTCGCTCAAGGCGAGCGGCATCGGGAGCGGCGCCAAGGCGGAGTTCATGATCCGCGCCTACAGCGGCGCTCGCGTGATCGAAGGCTCGGCTGTCGCGCCTGCCGAGGCCTGGAACGACGTGGCGATCGATCTGACCGGCTGGGAGGGGCTCGGCGGCGTCGATCGCATCAAAATATGGGCGCGGCCGACTGAAAAGGTCGCTTGGACGAACGGCGCATTGCAGGTGGACGACGTCTCCCTGGCCGCTTCTGCGGCGATCTCGAACGTGTCCGTCGCGCTGGATCCGCTACCGCGGCCGGGGCAGGCACAGGCAGGCGACAAGCTGACGATCGCCGTGCATAACGGGGGCAACCGCGTCTTTGCGGGCGAGATCGGCTTGAAGGGAGTGGGCGGCGTTGCGCTCGACCGAAGCGCTGTGCAGGTGTCGGTGCAGCCCGGCGCGGAAGAGCGGATCGAAGCGATCGTCGCCGGCATCGTGCCCGTCGCGGGCCAGAAGGGCAAACTGGAAGTGACGGCGGACGGGCAGACGTTCGCGTTCGACCTGACCGAGGCCTACGTGCCGGACTACAAGCAGGACGGCGCCCGCCTCGTGTTCGGCGACTTCGAGGGCGGCGTGCAGGACGGGTGGATCGCAGGGGCCGAGACGTCCGCGGTCGGGGCGGTGAAAAGGGGCTCCTCGAACGGCACGCCGGGTGCGGCCAAGCAAGGGAGCTATATGCTCGAGGCCGCGAAAACCGCCAAAATCGCGACGACCGAGAGCAAGGTGGCGAAGACGTTCCAATCGCCGGTCGATCTGAGCGCATACGGCAAGATCGACTTCGATATCTTCGGCTGGGGCGGCACGTCGTCGGCGTATATCGCCGGCATCAAGCTGACGTCGGAGGGCGGCGAGACGTTTGCCGTCGAACGGCAGATCGCGAGCGACAAGTGGACGACCGTTTCCGCGGACATCTCCGCGTTCGCGGGCCGCGAACGCGTGAAGCGCCTGGAGATCTCCTATCGCGGCAAGGATACGGCTCATTATTCGGGGCCTTGGGGCGGGTATTTCTTTATCGATCATATTCGCACCGACGCCGCGGCGCCCGTGGCGACCGGCATCTCGGCAGCCAGGGCGGCGGAGACGTTGACGCTCGGCCGGGACGGGGTGCAGCTGGCCATCCGGGCGGCGATGTCGGACGGTAGCGAACGGGACGTGACGGCAGCATCCGTCGGCACCAGGTACGAAGGCTACGACAGTTTGATTTTGTCCGTGAGCCCGGACGGACGGATGGAAGCGAAGGCTGCGGGGACGACTGTCGTCAAGGCGGTATACGGCGCGTTCGAGACTTACGTAAACGTAACGGTCGTGGGCTCCGTTGATCCGGAGAATCCAGGCGGTCCCGGGAATCCAGGCGGTCCCGGCCTTCCGTCGACAACTGAGCAGCCATCGACGCAGCAGGTGGCCGTGCCGGGCGGCATCGCTACGGCGATGCTCGACCGAGCCGCGAAGGAACTGGACATAACGTTGGATTCGGCAGCGCTGGCCATGGCGCTCGATGCCGCTTCGGAGAGCGCGGGAGGCAATCGAACGGTCCTGATCGAGCTGCCGGAGACGGCGGGCGTCGATTCCTATAAATTAAATCTGCCGGCCGGCTTTTTCGCCGCAGGCGACGGAGACCGCCGGGTGTCCGTGAAAACCGCGCTCGGCACGGTAACGATCCCTTCCGACATGCTGAAGCGGGATCGGGCAGGCGAGGACGCTGGCGGCGAGATCGCGATCCGGGTGTCCCCGGGCGATCGGTCGCGGCTCGATCCGCTCTCTGCGCAGGCAGCGGGCGATAGACCGCTGATCGACCTCGCCCTGTTTCGGAACGGGGTATCCGAAGAATGGCGCAACCCGCAAGCCAGGATTACGGTAGCGATTCCTTATGCGCCTTCGGAGGAGGAGCTTCGGACGCCGGCTGCCATCATCGCTTATTACGTGGATGCCCAAGGGCGAATGGCGACGATCCCTAACGGCCGATACGATAAGGCGGGCGGCGCAGTCGTCTTCGCGACAGACCATTTCTCGCGGTTCGGGGTGGCCTTCTCGACGAAGAGCTTCGCCGATTTGGAGCGCCATGCATGGGCCCGCGACAGCATCGAAGCGCTCGCGTCAAAAGGAATCGTCGGCGGCGTAGGCGGCAGGGCCTTCGAGCCGGGCCGCGCCGTCACGCGAGCCGAATTCGCCGTTATGCTGGTCGAAGCCTTGGGGCTTGCGGGCGATACGCCGTCGAGCTTCACCGACGTGAAGTCGGGGGATTACTTCTACCGGGCTGTCGGCGCTCTGCGGCAGAACGGCATCGCGAACGGGACCGGCGACGGCCGCTTCCTGCCGAACGCAGTCATATCCCGTCAGGAGATGATGACGATGACGGCGCGGGCGCTCCGGTCGGCCGGCAGAATGGAAGCGCCAGAAGCCGGACATCATCCAGAGCTTGAGGATTTCGGCGAGATTTCTGCATACGCCCGCGAAGGAATAGCGGGACTCGCGGCCGCCGGGCTGGTTCAAGGCTATGACGGACGAATTCGCCCCGCCGAACAAGCGACGAGGGCTGAAGCGGCAGTCTTTCTATACCGAATATATCTTTATGCGGGCGAGGCAGAAGAATAG
- a CDS encoding L7Ae/L30e/S12e/Gadd45 family ribosomal protein, which translates to MDLMAHHLANNVKVGTKQTTKMVEQGKAIGVYVAQDADSRLIGRIAQLCQQRGVPLTEVSTMRELGRQCGIDVGTAMAVVVERA; encoded by the coding sequence ATGGACTTAATGGCTCATCATCTTGCGAACAACGTCAAAGTCGGCACCAAGCAGACGACCAAGATGGTAGAACAAGGCAAGGCCATCGGCGTCTATGTCGCGCAAGATGCAGATTCGCGCCTGATCGGCCGCATCGCGCAGTTGTGCCAGCAGCGTGGCGTTCCCTTAACCGAGGTGAGCACCATGCGCGAGCTCGGCAGACAGTGCGGGATCGATGTCGGCACGGCGATGGCCGTGGTAGTAGAGAGAGCATGA
- the rpsL gene encoding 30S ribosomal protein S12: MPTINQLVRKGREPKVVKSKSPALQKGFNALKRIETDLSAPQKRGVCTRVGTMTPKKPNSALRKYARVRLTNRVEVTAYIPGIGHNLQEHSVVLIRGGRVKDLPGVRYHIVRGALDTAGVNNRKQARSKYGTKRAKVKK; encoded by the coding sequence ATGCCAACAATTAACCAGCTCGTCCGCAAGGGTCGCGAGCCTAAGGTGGTCAAGTCCAAGTCTCCAGCTCTGCAAAAGGGATTCAACGCCCTGAAGCGCATCGAGACCGACCTGAGCGCTCCTCAAAAGCGCGGCGTATGCACGCGCGTAGGCACGATGACGCCGAAAAAACCGAACTCCGCACTTCGTAAGTATGCGCGTGTACGTCTGACGAACCGTGTAGAAGTTACGGCTTACATCCCGGGTATCGGTCACAACCTGCAAGAGCACAGCGTCGTTCTGATTCGCGGCGGCCGGGTCAAGGACCTTCCGGGCGTACGTTATCACATCGTTCGCGGCGCGCTCGATACCGCAGGCGTCAACAACCGCAAGCAAGCTCGTTCCAAGTACGGTACGAAGCGCGCTAAGGTGAAGAAGTAA
- the rpsG gene encoding 30S ribosomal protein S7, translating into MPRKGPVPKRDVLPDPVYNSKLVTRLVNRIMIDGKKGVAQQLLYNAFTLIQERSGKDPMEVFEAAIKNIMPVLEVKARRVGGANYQVPIEVKPERRTSLGLRWLVNYSRNRGEKTMEERLAAEILDASNNTGAAVKKREDTHKMAEANKAYAHYRW; encoded by the coding sequence ATGCCACGTAAAGGACCAGTACCGAAGCGGGACGTGCTCCCGGATCCGGTATACAACAGCAAGCTCGTCACTCGCCTCGTCAACCGCATCATGATCGACGGCAAGAAGGGCGTAGCCCAGCAGCTGCTTTACAATGCGTTCACGCTGATTCAAGAGCGCTCCGGCAAGGATCCGATGGAAGTTTTCGAAGCTGCCATCAAGAATATCATGCCCGTGCTCGAAGTTAAGGCTCGCCGCGTAGGCGGTGCCAACTACCAAGTTCCGATCGAAGTCAAGCCGGAGCGCCGCACGTCCCTTGGACTGCGCTGGCTTGTCAACTACTCCCGCAACCGCGGCGAGAAGACGATGGAAGAGCGTCTGGCAGCCGAGATTCTCGACGCTTCGAACAACACCGGCGCTGCCGTCAAGAAGCGCGAAGACACGCACAAAATGGCTGAAGCCAACAAAGCGTACGCCCACTACCGCTGGTAA